In Equus asinus isolate D_3611 breed Donkey chromosome 13, EquAss-T2T_v2, whole genome shotgun sequence, one DNA window encodes the following:
- the KRT35 gene encoding keratin, type I cuticular Ha5 yields MASKCLKASFSSGSLKVPGGAGGGSARMSTMYSSSSCRLPSLSRGARSFSACSVGLGKSSCRAASCLPALCLPSGGFATSLSIGGGWFGEGILTGNEKETMQSLNDRLASYLEKVRQLEQENASLESRIREWCEQQVPFLCPDYQSYFRTIEEIQKKTLCTKAENAKLVVQIDNAKLAADDFRTKYEMEVSMRQLVESDMNGLRRILDDLTLCKADLEAQVESLKEELLCLKKNHEEEVNSLRCQLGDRLNVEVDAAPPVDLNRVLDEMRCQYETLVENNRRDAEDWFDTQTEELNRQVVSSSEQLQSCQAEIIELRRTVNALEIELQAQHSTRDALESTLAETEARYSSQLAQMQGLISNVEEQLSEIRADLERQNQEYQVLLDVKARLECEINTYRGLLESEDCKLPCNPCTPDHSPSKSCLPCLPAASCGPGAARPTCSPRPICVPCPGGRF; encoded by the exons ATGGCTTCCAAATGCCTCAAGGCCAGCTTCTCTTCGGGGTCTCTCAAGGTCCCAGGAGGGGCCGGTGGGGGCTCCGCTCGCATGTCCACCATGTACTCCAGCAGCTCTTGCAGGCTCCCGAGCCTCTCCCGGGGGGCCCGGAGCTTCTCTGCCTGCTCAGTCGGGCTGGGCAAGAGCAGCTGCAGGGCCGCTAGCTGcctccctgctctctgcctcccctccggAGGCTTTGCCACCAGCCTCAGCATAGGCGGGGGCTGGTTTGGGGAGGGCATCCTCACCGGCAACGAGAAGGAGACCATGCAGTCCCTGAACGACCGCCTGGCCAGCTACCTGGAGAAGGTGCGCCAGCTGGAGCAGGAGAACGCCAGCCTGGAGAGCCGCATCCGCGAGTGGTGTGAGCAGCAGGTGCCTTTCCTGTGCCCTGACTACCAGTCCTACTTCCGGACCATCGAGGAGATCCAGAAGAAG ACCCTGTGCACCAAGGCAGAGAACGCCAAGCTGGTGGTGCAGATCGACAATGCCAAGCTGGCTGCAGATGACTTCAGGACCAA GTATGAGATGGAGGTGTCCATGAGGCAGCTGGTGGAGTCAGACATGAACGGCCTGCGTAGGATTCTGGATGATCTGACCCTGTGCAAGGCTGACCTGGAGGCCCAGGTAGAGTCCCTGAAGGAGGAGCTGCTCTGTCTCAAGAAGAACCACGAGGAG GAAGTGAACTCACTGCGCTGCCAGCTGGGTGACCGGCTCAACGTCGAGGTGGATGCTGCTCCACCTGTTGACCTGAACCGTGTTCTGGATGAGATGAGGTGTCAGTATGAGACCCTGGTGGAGAATAACCGCCGGGATGCTGAAGATTGGTTCGACACCCAG ACGGAGGAGCTGAACAGGCAGGTGGTGTCCAGCTCGGAGCAGCTGCAGTCCTGCCAGGCAGAGATCATCGAGCTGAGACGCACGGTCAACGCCCTGGAGATCGAGCTGCAGGCCCAGCACAGCACG agagatGCTTTGGAATCCACCCTGGCGGAGACCGAGGCGCGCTACAGCTCCCAGCTGGCCCAGATGCAGGGCCTGATCAGCAACGTGGAGGAGCAGCTGTCCGAGATCCGGGCGGACCTGGAGCGGCAGAACCAGGAGTACCAGGTGCTGCTGGACGTCAAGGCCCGGCTGGAGTGCGAGATCAACACGTACCGGGGCCTGCTGGAGAGCGAGGACTGCAA gCTTCCCTGTAACCCGTGCACCCCTGACCACTCGCCCTCCAAGTCCTGCCTCCCCTGTCTTCCTGCGGCCTCCTgtgggcctggagcagcccgCCCAACCTGCAGCCCCCGGCCCATCTGTGTGCCCTGCCCGGGGGGCCGGTTCTAA